A window of the Terriglobia bacterium genome harbors these coding sequences:
- a CDS encoding acyl-CoA dehydrogenase family protein, with the protein MPAIKFKGVDFIEFDSLLTDEERLVRDNTRKFIEENLVPLIEQCNRDGRFPKELVKPMAELGFFGASLQGYGCAGMSNVEYGLMNQELERGDSGVRSFVSVQSGLCMYPIHEFGSDEQKNKWLPGMQKGEILGCFGLTEPGFGSNPGGMLTHAVKDGNDYILNGEKMWITSGTIANLAIIWAKVKHEESKIRGFIVETDRKGFKADDVHGKWSLRASVTSGLSLQDVRVPGGNLLPKSGGLKSPLMCLNQARYGIAWGAVGAAMSCYDTALQYSQIRKQWRDQPIASHQLVQEKLVWMISEITKAQLLVLQVGRLKDAGKVKPQHISMAKRNNVWMALECARMARDVLGANGITDDYPIMRHMMNLESVKTYEGTHDIHTLIIGQAITGVDAI; encoded by the coding sequence ATGCCCGCCATCAAGTTCAAGGGAGTGGATTTCATCGAGTTCGATTCCCTGCTCACCGACGAGGAGCGCCTGGTGCGCGACAACACGCGCAAGTTCATCGAAGAGAACCTGGTGCCTCTCATCGAGCAGTGCAACCGCGATGGGCGCTTTCCCAAGGAACTGGTGAAGCCGATGGCGGAGCTGGGGTTCTTCGGCGCCAGCCTGCAAGGGTACGGGTGCGCGGGGATGTCGAACGTGGAATACGGCCTGATGAACCAGGAACTGGAGCGCGGGGACAGCGGGGTGCGCTCATTCGTCAGCGTGCAATCGGGGCTGTGCATGTACCCGATCCACGAGTTCGGCAGCGATGAGCAGAAGAACAAGTGGCTGCCGGGGATGCAGAAGGGGGAGATCCTGGGTTGCTTCGGGCTGACCGAGCCGGGCTTCGGGTCCAACCCCGGCGGGATGCTGACCCACGCGGTGAAGGACGGCAACGACTACATCCTGAACGGCGAGAAGATGTGGATCACGTCGGGGACGATCGCGAACCTCGCGATCATCTGGGCGAAGGTGAAGCATGAGGAGAGTAAGATCCGCGGATTCATCGTCGAGACCGATCGCAAGGGGTTCAAAGCGGACGACGTGCACGGCAAGTGGTCGCTGCGGGCGTCGGTGACGTCGGGGCTGTCGTTGCAGGACGTACGCGTGCCCGGGGGAAATCTGCTGCCCAAGTCGGGCGGGTTGAAGTCGCCGCTGATGTGCCTGAACCAGGCGCGCTACGGGATCGCGTGGGGAGCGGTGGGGGCGGCGATGTCGTGCTACGACACTGCACTGCAATACTCGCAGATCCGCAAGCAATGGCGCGACCAGCCGATTGCCTCGCACCAGCTGGTGCAGGAGAAGCTGGTGTGGATGATCTCGGAGATCACCAAGGCGCAGTTGCTGGTGCTGCAGGTCGGCCGGCTGAAGGATGCGGGCAAGGTGAAGCCGCAGCACATCTCGATGGCCAAGCGGAACAACGTGTGGATGGCGCTGGAGTGCGCACGCATGGCGCGGGACGTGCTGGGCGCGAACGGCATCACCGACGACTACCCGATCATGCGCCACATGATGAACCTGGAGTCGGTGAAGACGTACGAGGGCACGCACGACATCCATACGCTGATCATCGGGCAGGCGATCACGGGCGTGGACGCGATCTGA